In the genome of candidate division KSB1 bacterium, the window GCCACTGGGTTGAATCGAAATTGAATTGGGAAAACCATTCGCCGCATTGGCAATAACATATGCCTGGCCTGAAATGGTGTCGGCGGCTGTCTCACTTGGAGGTAAAGTATAATCTACATAATCAGTTGTATTCAAAGGTGGAGCCCCGGTCGGTATGCGATAAGCATAGACCCAGGCCTCACCGTCCCCGCTAATCCTGGTTTCACAGCGGCCAGAAGATTGTGAGCTTGAATTATCTATCCAGCTCTTGGGCGCTCTATCGCCGGTGTCCCTGGCCATAAACACGATTTCGTCATCATCGTCTAATCCAATCTCAGTATCAGTCCCCAGCAAACTCCCTGAGGTGTCCCTCTCGTCAATTTGAAAGGGAATGATCCCCCAGATTCCTGTTGTAGAGTCATATGCGAATAAAAAGATTTCATCAACCGGAACACCTGAAAAGCCTGAGTATTCCACGCCAAGGACGGTTACCTGGTCAAAAGGTCTATTTAATGTCTTCTTTTGAGCATTAACATGGTGAGTATTTAAAACTAATATTAAAGAGAGGAAAACAGGCAACGCGGCATAACATTTAAGGTTTCGCATTTAGACTTCCCTTCGAATAATCGTGGAGTGACGTTAAATTAGCCCAAGAAGATGCGAAAGCTTATTTGAAATTCTTGATCGCAGTTTCGACATCGTCTTCGGTATCAAAAATTGTGACGAGCTTGGTGATCATGAACAGGCTTTGAACTTTTTCTGTGACGGCGGCTAATTTCATTTCCCCGCCTGCATTTTTGATGGTTGTCATTGAACCTATCAGGATGCCCAAACCGGAACTGTTCATCCATTTTACTTTACTTAAATCAATCACGACTTTAGTGACCTTATTTCCGGATAACTCCTTGACCTTTTCGTGAACTGCCATGGTTTCAGGCCCCCCCATTAATTTACCCTTGAGAGCGAGCACAACGACATCACCATGTTTCTGTTCCTTAATTTGCATAATTTAATCCTCCTAACTCAGGGTGCAATATTCTTATCCGCAAAATTAAAGCAAATGTAACATTTTTTTGTACCGATGTCAATATTTTTTTATTTGATAATTTTTTAAAAATGTCGATAATTTTATTAGGGTTAGTGAAGGTGGTAAAAAGGAGTAAAATCACAATGAAAACAAGGATGGTTTTCTATATAAGTATTTTGTTGTTGAGTCATGCTACGTTTCTGAGTGCGCAATTTAATAATAGCGAATTTGGAATCGGACTTTTAGTAGGCGGCTCAAAACTGCAAGGTGATGTCGAAAATACAAATATGGGGCTGACGGGCGGACTCATGCTTAAGTACGTCCCAACATCTCGTTTGGCTTTGACCGCCCTGGCAGCTTATGGCCAGATGACTACTGGTCTGAATGCAATTAAAACGGACTTATTAAGTACTTCATTGTTGGCAAGCTTGTTTATCTTACCCAACAATAACATCAGGCCGTTTTTGTCTATTGGATTGTCAAGATTTCATTATTCAACCAAAAAAGGAAATGGTCAACAACTCTATCGGAATAACGGCTCCCCTATTTCAGCGTGGAAAGGCGCCTTGCAATTTGGAGTAGGAGTTGAGCTATTCACTGGAAAACGCTGGGCGATCAACACTATGGGTAATTATAACATCACGCGCGTTGATGAGTTAGACGCTATAACGGGAGGCGCCTCTGACGGATTTTTTCATGGTTTCATTGGGTTGGTTCATTATTTCAAAACGGGTAAAGACACTGAGGACGAGAAACTTAGCCTCAGAAATTATCAACAAACAGCCCCTATTGAAGAAAAAAGTATGCCCGAATCCAATTTAAACTCAACCGCACAGAATGCACCTTCAGATCAATTTGCAAACGGGATCTATTTTGAACGTGGGTCAGCAAACTTATTAGCAAAATCCAGACATCAGCTTCATGAAATTTATCGATATTTAGATACCCATCCGGATGAGGAACTGGAACTTCTGGGTGTAACTGGAGCAAACCAATCGGAGAATAAATTAATTTTAGAACGGGCCAATGCCGTCAAGGCATATTTAGTTAATTTGGGAATTAAGTCTGAAAAAATTATAATTAAGGCGAATTAAAATAAATGGCTTGGCAATGACAAGTCTAAGCCAAATTAATTAGAGTTTGTTTTCCTCCTCCCTCAAAGCCGCCGGCCATATTGGTTGACGGCTTTATTAATTTACCCATCCAACTTTTCCGAAACTTTTTTTATCACAAGATAATCCGTTGACAAACCTGGTTTAATTATTTAAATTCCCAGTCAATCCAATAATTTGCTATTTTGATTTTCAAGAGGGACATTTATGAACTCGAATTTACGGCAAGACAATCCTCGAATTCGCTGGTGGCCGGCGACGATCATTCTTTTACTCGACATCGGAATTGTTGGATGGCTTTGGGTATTCTTTAGCGGGATTCGCCAGGAAAGGATGCTTGGTACACTTATCGCACAAGTCGTTACCCTGCTTTTGTTAGCCATTTGGTTGTTATTTGGGTCCCGTTTGCGTTGGAAAATTCGCTTGACAACCTTTGCCGGTTTAGCGATGTCATTAACTTTATTTTTCTTTTTATTTCCCTTCAAAGAATTTACCGGAGATCTGGTCCCCACTTTCGGGTGGCGTTGGGCTGAAAAATCTTATCAAACTGAAACCGTAGATTTAAACAGCAAATCGGAAACGGATAAACTTCTTACCGCAGCCGTTTTCAGCTACCCGCAATTTCTTGGGCCTGAACGGAATGGCAAAACTAGAGGAACCCGGTTAGACACTGATTGGAGCGCCCAGCCGCCGAAACAACTTTGGAAGCAGCCGATTGGAGAGGGGGCTTCCTCGTTTGCCATCTCAGGGAATTTCGCCGTCACCCAGGAACAGCGAGCTGATGACGAAATGGTTGTTTGCTATGATTTAAAATCGGGTAAAACTCGCTGGCAGCACAGTGACAAAGCGCGCTTTGATTCCGTTGCCTTTGTTGGCGGTATCGGTCCTAAAGCAACCCCAACAATTTCGGGAAATCGCGTTTACACTTTAGGCGCAACGGGTATTCTCAATTGTATGAACTTAAAAGACGGCAAACTCATTTGGAGCAAGAATATTCTTAACGAAAATAATGCCGTAGTTATAGAATGGGGGATGACGGGCTCTCCTCTGCTTCTGGATAGTTTGGTAGTGGTAAGCGCCGGCGGAACGGACGGTCGGTCACTCGTGGCTTATCATAGAAATAGTGGTGAACAAATCTGGTCAGCAGGAAATGATCGGGCCGGTTATAGTTCACCCCTAATTGCCACGATTGCCGGAGTTCGTCAAATTCTCATTTTTAATTGGGAATACGTTGCCGCTCATAATCCAAAGACCGGTAAAATTTTGTGGAAATTTCCCTGGACCGGTGACACCCAAAGAGTGGCCCAGCCGGTCGTGCTACCGGAAGACAGGGTTTTTATAACAACCGGATACGGGGTCGGAAGCAAACTGATAAAAATTAACCAGGATACCAACGGCAACCTGTCTCCCGTTCTTTTGTGGGAAAGCAACCGTATGAAAGCCAAATTCTCCAATGTCATTGCAGTTGGTGAATTTATTTATGGCCTGGACGATGGTATTTTGGCCTGCATTGATTTACAAGAAGGCAAGCGTCAATGGAAAAGGGGCCGTTACGGTCACGGTCAAATGATACTGGTAGATAACTTACTTCTCATTACAACTGAAAAAGGAGATGTAGTTTTAGTGGAACCCAACCCCGAACAACACAAAGAACTCGCACGCTTTTCTGCAATCAAAGGCAAGACCTGGAACAACCCGGCACTCGCGGGACCGTACTTGCTGGTTCGCAACGGTCAGGAAGCGGCGTGTTATGAGCTGCCGGTTTTAAACTAATCTTTGGGAGAAGATGACATGAATTCAAAAACCACTTACAACATAAATTTGGACACCAAGTTCGGCACCTCCCAGCTTATCGATATCCCAGGGGTGGTAGCTGCTTGCAAAGAGAAATGGTTCAACCAAACTCTATGTCAAGTGAATGACTCGGTGGTTCGCCTGGGCATACTCGAAGGTGAGTTTCATTGGCACAAACATGATAAAGAAGACGAAT includes:
- a CDS encoding OmpA family protein yields the protein MSIILLGLVKVVKRSKITMKTRMVFYISILLLSHATFLSAQFNNSEFGIGLLVGGSKLQGDVENTNMGLTGGLMLKYVPTSRLALTALAAYGQMTTGLNAIKTDLLSTSLLASLFILPNNNIRPFLSIGLSRFHYSTKKGNGQQLYRNNGSPISAWKGALQFGVGVELFTGKRWAINTMGNYNITRVDELDAITGGASDGFFHGFIGLVHYFKTGKDTEDEKLSLRNYQQTAPIEEKSMPESNLNSTAQNAPSDQFANGIYFERGSANLLAKSRHQLHEIYRYLDTHPDEELELLGVTGANQSENKLILERANAVKAYLVNLGIKSEKIIIKAN
- a CDS encoding STAS domain-containing protein, whose amino-acid sequence is MQIKEQKHGDVVVLALKGKLMGGPETMAVHEKVKELSGNKVTKVVIDLSKVKWMNSSGLGILIGSMTTIKNAGGEMKLAAVTEKVQSLFMITKLVTIFDTEDDVETAIKNFK
- a CDS encoding PQQ-like beta-propeller repeat protein, encoding MNSNLRQDNPRIRWWPATIILLLDIGIVGWLWVFFSGIRQERMLGTLIAQVVTLLLLAIWLLFGSRLRWKIRLTTFAGLAMSLTLFFFLFPFKEFTGDLVPTFGWRWAEKSYQTETVDLNSKSETDKLLTAAVFSYPQFLGPERNGKTRGTRLDTDWSAQPPKQLWKQPIGEGASSFAISGNFAVTQEQRADDEMVVCYDLKSGKTRWQHSDKARFDSVAFVGGIGPKATPTISGNRVYTLGATGILNCMNLKDGKLIWSKNILNENNAVVIEWGMTGSPLLLDSLVVVSAGGTDGRSLVAYHRNSGEQIWSAGNDRAGYSSPLIATIAGVRQILIFNWEYVAAHNPKTGKILWKFPWTGDTQRVAQPVVLPEDRVFITTGYGVGSKLIKINQDTNGNLSPVLLWESNRMKAKFSNVIAVGEFIYGLDDGILACIDLQEGKRQWKRGRYGHGQMILVDNLLLITTEKGDVVLVEPNPEQHKELARFSAIKGKTWNNPALAGPYLLVRNGQEAACYELPVLN
- a CDS encoding cupin domain-containing protein, with product MNSKTTYNINLDTKFGTSQLIDIPGVVAACKEKWFNQTLCQVNDSVVRLGILEGEFHWHKHDKEDEFFLVLEGKLLIDLEGETVELGPQQAYTVPHGVLHCTRAPEKTVVLMIEKNTVEPTGD